A single window of Providencia alcalifaciens DNA harbors:
- the cobB gene encoding Sir2 family NAD+-dependent deacetylase has protein sequence MRFRRRLKKISKNKCKRRQRLRNRSYYIDNRLLSMQNINVVVLTGAGISAESGIQTFRSADGLWEEHRVEDVATPEGFARDPQLVQRFYNERRRQLQQENIQPNSAHYALAKLEQALGDRFLLVTQNIDNLHERAGSKRVVHMHGELLKVRCNWSNQVLEWKGDLSVEERCHCCQFPQPLRPHIVWFGEMPFEMDRIYQALGEATLFISIGTSGHVYPAAGFVHEARLQGAHTVQLNLEPSQVESEFEERHYGLASKVVSEYVDDLLAKLTNEE, from the coding sequence TTGCGATTTCGCCGTAGATTGAAAAAAATAAGTAAAAATAAATGTAAACGCCGTCAGCGACTTCGCAATCGTTCTTACTACATTGATAATAGACTGCTCAGTATGCAAAACATTAACGTGGTTGTATTAACCGGTGCGGGTATTTCTGCAGAGTCAGGGATCCAAACCTTCCGTTCGGCTGATGGTTTATGGGAAGAGCATCGCGTGGAAGATGTGGCAACGCCCGAAGGCTTTGCCCGTGATCCACAATTAGTTCAGCGTTTTTACAATGAACGTCGTCGCCAGTTGCAACAAGAGAATATTCAACCGAATTCAGCGCACTACGCATTAGCAAAATTAGAACAAGCGCTCGGGGATAGATTCCTACTAGTGACCCAAAATATTGATAATTTACATGAGCGAGCGGGTAGCAAGCGCGTCGTGCATATGCACGGTGAATTATTAAAAGTACGTTGTAATTGGTCAAACCAAGTCCTCGAATGGAAAGGGGATTTATCCGTAGAAGAGCGTTGCCACTGCTGCCAGTTCCCACAGCCGTTACGCCCGCATATTGTGTGGTTTGGTGAGATGCCGTTTGAAATGGATAGAATCTACCAAGCACTTGGGGAAGCTACACTGTTTATTTCCATCGGGACATCGGGGCATGTTTATCCTGCGGCAGGGTTTGTGCATGAAGCGCGTTTACAAGGCGCTCACACCGTGCAATTGAATTTAGAACCAAGCCAAGTGGAAAGCGAATTTGAAGAGCGCCATTATGGGCTGGCGAGTAAAGTGGTCAGTGAATATGTGGATGATTTGTTGGCAAAGTTAACTAACGAAGAATAA
- the lolD gene encoding lipoprotein-releasing ABC transporter ATP-binding protein LolD, whose protein sequence is MNNQPLLVCEHLSKIYQEGTLSTEVLKNVSFTMNEGETMAIVGSSGSGKSTLLHLLGGLDTPSQGNVIFRGQQINQLSSDARAAIRNKDLGFIYQFHHLLPDFTALENVAMPLLIGGVAKATAFAKATEMLKAVGLEHRANHRPSELSGGERQRVAIARALVNDPALVLADEPTGNLDLRNADAIFELLGELNRKQKTAFLVVTHDMKLASRLSRRLEMRDGHLQQEITLGAM, encoded by the coding sequence ATGAATAACCAACCACTTCTGGTCTGTGAACATTTAAGCAAAATTTATCAAGAAGGCACACTCTCCACAGAAGTGTTAAAGAATGTCAGCTTCACGATGAATGAAGGCGAAACCATGGCTATCGTGGGTAGCTCAGGTTCCGGTAAAAGTACCTTATTACACTTACTTGGCGGGTTAGATACGCCATCTCAAGGAAATGTTATTTTTCGTGGGCAGCAGATTAACCAGCTTTCTTCCGACGCCCGTGCGGCAATTCGTAATAAAGACCTCGGTTTTATTTATCAATTCCACCATTTATTGCCTGATTTTACGGCACTGGAAAATGTGGCGATGCCGCTGTTAATTGGCGGTGTGGCGAAAGCAACGGCGTTTGCGAAAGCCACCGAAATGTTAAAAGCGGTAGGGTTAGAGCACCGAGCCAATCACCGTCCATCTGAATTATCTGGTGGTGAGCGTCAACGTGTCGCTATTGCTCGTGCATTGGTGAATGACCCTGCGTTAGTGCTGGCAGATGAACCAACAGGTAACCTCGATTTGCGTAATGCGGATGCTATTTTTGAATTATTGGGTGAGTTAAACCGTAAGCAAAAAACGGCATTTTTAGTGGTCACCCATGATATGAAACTGGCGAGTCGTCTATCCCGTCGTTTAGAAATGCGTGATGGTCATCTTCAACAGGAAATTACGTTGGGGGCAATGTAA
- a CDS encoding class IV adenylate cyclase gives MSDHFIGKFEAEIKFKLPNSDTFLKQLINDNAEAFTVNNHEVDDFFDYPDGQLAAQNISMSVREMIPSGIKLWIVKGPSSSECKAIDIADCQHVKNMLTTLGYQCYLTIAKQRSIYFLDDIHITIDYLEGIGWFAEFAIMTDDESELDNLYTKLLSTAQHYGFTEALIETRSYKQMYLESLVK, from the coding sequence ATGAGTGACCATTTTATCGGGAAATTTGAAGCCGAAATTAAGTTTAAATTACCCAATTCTGACACTTTTCTTAAGCAGCTTATCAATGACAATGCTGAAGCATTTACCGTCAATAATCATGAAGTTGATGACTTTTTTGACTATCCCGATGGGCAGTTAGCCGCGCAAAATATCAGTATGTCCGTGCGGGAGATGATACCGTCTGGGATCAAACTTTGGATAGTCAAAGGACCAAGCAGCTCAGAGTGTAAAGCGATTGATATTGCAGACTGCCAACATGTCAAAAATATGCTGACTACCTTGGGATATCAATGTTACCTAACGATTGCGAAACAGCGCAGCATCTATTTTCTGGATGATATTCATATCACCATTGATTACTTAGAAGGTATTGGTTGGTTTGCTGAATTTGCGATTATGACGGACGATGAGAGCGAGCTAGACAACTTATACACAAAGTTACTGTCTACCGCGCAACACTATGGTTTTACGGAAGCATTAATTGAAACCCGCAGCTACAAGCAGATGTACCTAGAGAGTTTGGTGAAATAA
- a CDS encoding SGNH/GDSL hydrolase family protein, which translates to MSSFGSSLSHTWVCTWLSTSQPTTGEALPFPLEIPTLLNNQTLQQTLRITLGGQQLRLVFSNRYGTQPLVLGENAIAVKSLSGKSWNAPVLFNGQSRVSIPVGQVLYSDEIIHPIDDLSEITLRTYLPDPTLVETFHWDARHYSQLTSGNSVHSKTTKESLPISSRLLLEAVEIQNQAPSQAIVVIGDSMVDGNGVEMGAYHRWVDFFAERAVSQHTSVINAGQSGSRLLKDGIGISTLSRFTRDVIEQAGVTTCIVQVGLNDIGLAQTALAPADMTPSASQLIEGYRQLLDIAHQHNIRVVGVTLVPLRCTAEYGLENFYTPEKEVIRQEVNEWVRTSNEFDALIDSEQLVRDSQNPQQLALIYDSGDHLHLNHAGHLLVADSISFDAVVGV; encoded by the coding sequence ATGTCCTCATTCGGTTCATCTCTCAGTCATACATGGGTTTGCACATGGCTTTCAACATCTCAACCCACCACCGGTGAGGCACTTCCGTTTCCGTTGGAGATCCCAACCTTATTGAATAACCAAACCCTACAACAAACACTGCGAATCACATTAGGCGGACAACAATTACGCCTGGTGTTTTCCAATCGTTATGGCACCCAACCCTTAGTGCTGGGTGAGAATGCCATTGCTGTAAAATCGCTATCTGGTAAGTCATGGAATGCGCCTGTTCTGTTTAATGGGCAATCTCGTGTTTCTATCCCTGTAGGGCAAGTGTTGTACAGTGATGAAATTATCCATCCCATTGACGATTTGTCTGAAATCACACTGCGAACCTATCTACCGGATCCTACGCTTGTAGAGACCTTTCATTGGGATGCACGACATTATTCTCAATTAACATCGGGTAACAGCGTTCATTCCAAAACGACAAAAGAAAGCCTACCAATTAGTTCACGTTTATTATTAGAGGCTGTTGAAATTCAGAATCAGGCACCAAGCCAAGCGATTGTTGTCATTGGCGATTCCATGGTGGATGGCAATGGTGTCGAAATGGGAGCTTATCACCGTTGGGTGGATTTTTTTGCTGAGCGTGCCGTTTCTCAACACACTTCGGTGATCAATGCGGGGCAATCGGGCTCCCGTTTACTCAAAGATGGAATTGGGATCAGTACATTATCTCGCTTTACTCGGGATGTTATTGAGCAAGCTGGCGTAACCACATGCATTGTACAAGTGGGTCTCAATGATATTGGGCTTGCACAAACCGCCCTAGCGCCTGCGGATATGACACCTTCTGCTAGCCAACTGATTGAAGGTTATCGTCAATTACTTGATATAGCGCATCAGCATAATATTCGCGTCGTCGGTGTCACGCTTGTTCCGCTACGTTGTACAGCCGAATATGGATTAGAGAACTTCTATACCCCTGAGAAAGAAGTTATTCGCCAAGAAGTGAACGAATGGGTACGCACCAGCAATGAATTTGACGCATTGATTGACAGTGAACAACTTGTGCGCGACTCACAAAATCCTCAACAATTAGCATTAATCTATGATTCTGGGGATCATCTCCACCTTAACCACGCAGGGCATCTGTTGGTTGCGGATTCAATTTCCTTTGATGCTGTTGTTGGGGTTTAA
- the lolE gene encoding lipoprotein-releasing ABC transporter permease subunit LolE, with translation MIKMPLTLLAALRFSRGRRRTGMVSLVSIVSTLGIVLGVAVLIIGLSAMNGFERELNNRVLSVVPHGQIYAVEAPYQDWEFAQNVIRKTPGVQGVSPYVNFTGLLERGANLKAIQIMGVSHETESQVSALPEFILNDAWQHFEAGKQSIILGQGVANSLNVKVGDWVTIMIPNTDDSMKIQQPKRIRVQVTGIFRLSGLLDHQLALVPLADAQEYLGYGNGISGFEIKAKDPFEADKVVYDAGLKTMHHVVVKSWIGDYGYMYNDIQVVRSVMYLAMILVIGVACFNIVSTLVMAVKDKSSDIAVLRTLGAKDRQIRAIFLWYGLIGGLVGSLIGVVLGVLISLNLTTMIKGLEVIIGHPILSGDVYFIDFLPSELHVMDVIYVLFTTVVLSLLASWYPARRASKLDPARILSGQ, from the coding sequence ATGATTAAAATGCCTCTGACGCTACTAGCGGCATTGCGATTTAGCCGAGGACGCCGTAGGACAGGCATGGTGTCTTTGGTGTCGATTGTCTCGACCCTTGGGATTGTTTTAGGTGTTGCGGTATTAATTATCGGCTTAAGTGCCATGAATGGCTTTGAGCGAGAATTAAATAACCGAGTCCTTTCCGTGGTGCCTCACGGGCAAATTTACGCCGTTGAAGCCCCTTATCAGGATTGGGAGTTCGCGCAAAATGTGATCCGCAAAACGCCGGGTGTTCAAGGGGTTAGCCCCTATGTGAATTTCACGGGACTACTTGAGCGCGGCGCGAACCTGAAAGCCATCCAGATTATGGGTGTTTCTCATGAAACAGAATCCCAAGTCAGTGCCTTGCCTGAGTTTATCTTAAATGATGCGTGGCAACATTTTGAAGCGGGTAAGCAGTCTATCATTTTAGGGCAAGGGGTGGCGAATTCGCTGAATGTGAAAGTCGGGGATTGGGTGACGATTATGATCCCAAATACCGATGACAGCATGAAAATTCAGCAGCCTAAGCGTATTCGTGTCCAAGTGACGGGGATTTTCCGCTTAAGTGGACTACTCGACCATCAGCTTGCCTTAGTTCCGCTGGCGGACGCACAGGAATATCTTGGCTATGGAAACGGCATTAGCGGCTTTGAAATTAAAGCTAAAGATCCTTTCGAAGCCGATAAAGTGGTGTATGACGCAGGGCTGAAAACCATGCATCATGTGGTGGTGAAAAGCTGGATAGGCGATTACGGCTATATGTATAACGACATTCAAGTGGTTCGCAGTGTCATGTATTTGGCGATGATTTTAGTCATCGGGGTCGCTTGTTTTAATATCGTCTCCACGCTCGTGATGGCCGTCAAAGATAAAAGCAGCGATATTGCGGTTCTGCGGACATTAGGGGCAAAAGATAGACAGATCCGCGCTATCTTCCTGTGGTATGGGTTAATCGGAGGGCTGGTTGGTTCGCTTATCGGCGTGGTGCTGGGGGTATTAATCTCCTTAAATTTAACCACGATGATTAAGGGACTTGAAGTGATTATCGGTCATCCTATCTTATCAGGGGATGTCTACTTTATTGATTTCCTACCTTCCGAACTGCATGTGATGGACGTGATTTACGTGCTGTTCACCACGGTTGTTCTGAGCTTATTAGCCAGCTGGTATCCAGCAAGACGCGCAAGTAAGTTAGATCCGGCGCGAATTCTAAGCGGTCAGTAA
- the lolC gene encoding lipoprotein-releasing ABC transporter permease subunit LolC: protein MHQSVSLFIGLRYMRGRAVDKFGRFVSSLSAIGITLGVAALITVTSVMNGFERSLQDSILAYMPQAILTSNTGNIDPNQHPVTELKNLKGVKKIEPIVQSEVVLQSRSNVGVGMMGGIRSDESSLLLDKLISGDRHDLIDGEYNVFLGNRLAETLGVKRGDQVRLIIPGVSQLTPMGRIPSQRLFTVAGIFQTNGEADTSELIVAQPDAARMLRYPTGNITGWRLYLDEPLQVDVASKQTLPEGLVWTDWRERKGEFFQAVRMEKNMMGLLLSLIIAVAAFNIITSLSLLVMEKQGEVAILKTLGLKRSKILTIFMIQGAGAGIIGTLIGTVLGTLLSSQLNVIMPLIGLLPRGVALPIVLDYPGILIIALCAMLISLLATLYPSWRAAAVQPAEALRYE, encoded by the coding sequence ATGCATCAATCTGTCTCACTCTTTATAGGTCTGCGCTATATGCGTGGGCGCGCGGTCGATAAATTTGGACGTTTTGTATCCAGTTTGTCGGCGATAGGCATAACTCTTGGTGTTGCGGCATTGATTACCGTGACGTCTGTAATGAATGGTTTTGAACGTTCGTTACAAGATAGCATACTTGCCTATATGCCACAGGCCATATTGACCTCAAATACTGGAAATATCGACCCCAATCAACACCCCGTCACGGAATTAAAAAACCTCAAAGGCGTTAAGAAAATCGAACCGATTGTTCAGTCGGAAGTGGTTTTACAAAGCCGGTCTAACGTGGGGGTGGGCATGATGGGGGGGATCCGTTCCGATGAATCCTCCTTATTACTCGATAAGCTGATAAGCGGTGATCGCCATGATTTAATCGATGGGGAATACAACGTTTTTCTTGGTAATCGGCTGGCGGAAACTCTTGGCGTGAAACGCGGCGATCAAGTGCGTTTGATTATTCCAGGGGTGAGTCAATTAACCCCTATGGGGCGTATACCTAGTCAGCGTTTATTTACGGTTGCGGGTATTTTTCAAACTAATGGTGAAGCGGATACGAGCGAATTGATTGTTGCTCAGCCTGATGCAGCGCGAATGCTACGTTACCCAACCGGAAATATTACTGGGTGGCGTTTATATCTGGACGAACCTCTGCAAGTGGATGTGGCGAGCAAACAGACATTGCCGGAAGGGTTAGTTTGGACAGATTGGCGTGAACGTAAAGGCGAATTTTTCCAAGCAGTAAGAATGGAAAAAAACATGATGGGCCTGCTGCTGAGCCTGATTATCGCAGTGGCGGCATTTAACATCATTACGTCGTTATCCTTATTAGTCATGGAAAAACAAGGTGAAGTGGCGATATTGAAAACCTTGGGACTCAAACGTAGCAAAATTTTGACTATCTTTATGATCCAAGGGGCGGGTGCTGGCATTATCGGGACATTAATTGGTACGGTTCTGGGGACGCTGCTGTCGAGCCAATTAAATGTGATTATGCCGTTAATTGGCTTATTACCGCGGGGAGTGGCACTCCCGATTGTACTCGACTATCCGGGTATTTTAATTATTGCGCTGTGCGCAATGCTGATTTCTTTGCTGGCGACGCTTTATCCTTCTTGGCGTGCGGCAGCGGTACAACCTGCTGAGGCTTTACGATATGAATAA
- the pepT gene encoding peptidase T translates to MDKLLERFFEYTAFDTQSKLNAKTVPSSTGQLKFARALAKELNILGFEKVTLSEHGCLTAIMPSNVDWDVPAIGFISHLDTAPDYSGKNVCPQVLENYRGGDIALGIGDEVLSPVMFPVLHEMIGKTLIMTDGKTLLGADDKAGIAEIITAIVRLEGQNVPHGKICIAFTPDEEIGRGAQHIDFKEFDARWAYTVDGGGVGELEFENFNAANVSIKIVGNNTHPGSAKGVMVNALGLATRIHSMLPPDETPENTEGYEGFYHLTSIKGNVEKAEMNYIIRDFDLANFEARKKNIIRIAEKVGEGLHPSCYIELTLDDSYYNMHKEVMKYPHVVELAKQAMLDCEIEPVIKPIRGGTDGAQLSYRGLPCPNIFTGGYNFHSKHEFITQEGMEQAVSVIMRIAELTAIHAKRNTNK, encoded by the coding sequence ATGGACAAACTCTTGGAGCGGTTTTTTGAATACACTGCGTTTGATACACAATCAAAACTGAATGCAAAAACAGTACCTAGTAGCACTGGCCAGCTAAAATTTGCCCGCGCGTTAGCCAAAGAATTGAATATCCTTGGCTTTGAAAAAGTGACGCTGTCGGAACATGGCTGTTTAACGGCTATCATGCCATCCAATGTCGATTGGGATGTGCCTGCGATAGGCTTCATTTCGCATTTAGATACCGCCCCAGATTATTCGGGCAAAAATGTGTGCCCGCAAGTACTTGAGAACTATCGTGGTGGCGATATTGCTCTGGGCATTGGTGATGAAGTTTTATCCCCCGTTATGTTCCCTGTATTGCACGAAATGATTGGCAAAACGCTAATTATGACAGACGGCAAAACCTTATTAGGGGCGGATGATAAAGCGGGTATCGCAGAAATTATTACCGCGATTGTGCGTTTAGAAGGGCAAAATGTTCCACACGGAAAAATTTGTATTGCCTTTACGCCAGATGAAGAAATTGGTCGTGGTGCACAACATATCGATTTTAAAGAGTTTGATGCTCGCTGGGCTTATACCGTTGATGGTGGTGGCGTCGGTGAACTCGAATTCGAAAACTTTAACGCTGCCAACGTCTCTATCAAAATTGTGGGTAACAATACCCATCCTGGTAGCGCCAAAGGTGTGATGGTCAATGCGTTGGGTTTAGCAACGCGAATTCATTCTATGTTACCGCCGGATGAAACGCCTGAAAATACGGAAGGCTACGAAGGTTTTTATCACCTAACGTCCATTAAGGGGAACGTGGAAAAAGCGGAAATGAACTACATTATCCGTGATTTTGACTTAGCCAATTTTGAAGCGAGAAAGAAAAATATTATTCGTATCGCAGAAAAGGTGGGGGAAGGGCTGCACCCGAGCTGCTATATCGAGCTGACATTGGATGATAGCTACTACAATATGCATAAAGAAGTGATGAAGTATCCGCATGTTGTGGAATTAGCTAAACAAGCGATGCTGGACTGCGAGATTGAACCTGTTATCAAGCCTATTCGTGGGGGAACGGACGGCGCGCAGCTATCATACCGAGGCTTACCATGCCCGAATATTTTCACTGGCGGCTATAACTTCCATAGTAAACATGAGTTTATTACTCAAGAAGGAATGGAGCAGGCGGTAAGCGTAATCATGCGAATTGCGGAATTAACGGCTATCCATGCAAAACGTAATACGAATAAATAG
- a CDS encoding SDR family oxidoreductase, whose protein sequence is MAKTFLIYGVSKGLGKALVEGVPEQIDTVYGVSRSKPPFSDAQFHWISADLSDPQSASTIKKHLGEHPIDALIYNVGIWEKLAFTEEYDFESTSDIELLTMIQTNISACLLNLKALLSNLRLGTNSKIILIGSTWGLDNHNGKEVTFSATKYALRGIVQSLRETLRQDNIGISILNLGYLATEYPLSMPVDEVIAKSEGALIPLQDVVNAVRFILSTSSATCVKEITMPAMLDENV, encoded by the coding sequence ATGGCAAAAACATTTTTAATTTACGGTGTTAGTAAAGGGTTAGGTAAAGCATTAGTTGAAGGAGTGCCTGAGCAAATCGATACTGTGTATGGTGTTTCTCGCTCTAAACCCCCTTTTAGCGATGCGCAATTTCACTGGATATCAGCTGACCTTAGTGATCCACAATCGGCTTCAACCATCAAAAAGCATTTAGGTGAACACCCCATTGATGCCCTAATTTATAATGTCGGCATTTGGGAAAAGCTCGCCTTTACTGAAGAATATGATTTCGAGTCCACCAGCGATATTGAATTACTCACCATGATCCAAACCAATATCAGTGCCTGCCTGTTGAATTTGAAAGCATTACTCAGCAACTTGCGTTTAGGCACCAATAGTAAAATTATTTTAATTGGCTCTACGTGGGGGTTGGATAATCATAATGGCAAAGAGGTCACCTTTAGCGCGACCAAGTATGCCCTACGCGGGATTGTGCAATCACTGAGAGAAACCTTGCGCCAAGATAATATCGGTATTTCTATTTTGAACTTAGGTTATCTCGCTACGGAATATCCGTTATCCATGCCCGTTGATGAGGTAATTGCAAAAAGTGAAGGGGCGTTAATTCCGCTGCAAGATGTGGTGAATGCCGTGCGCTTTATTCTTAGCACCAGCAGCGCCACCTGTGTAAAAGAAATTACTATGCCTGCCATGTTGGATGAAAACGTGTGA
- a CDS encoding TIGR00645 family protein: MEKFFERMMYASRWILAPIYLGLSLTLLALTIKFFQEVFHILPNIFSIPESDLILTLLSLIDMALVGGLLVMVMFSGYENFVSQLNLSDHHEKLNWIGTMDATSLKNKVAASIVAISSIHLLKIFMNLKNVENDKLMWYVILHLTFVLSAFVMGYLDKMTKKDKY; encoded by the coding sequence ATGGAAAAGTTTTTTGAAAGAATGATGTACGCTTCACGTTGGATCCTTGCGCCCATTTACTTGGGGCTATCACTGACATTGCTGGCGTTAACCATCAAATTTTTCCAAGAAGTATTTCATATTCTGCCAAACATCTTTAGCATTCCAGAATCTGATTTGATCCTCACTCTGCTATCTCTCATTGATATGGCGCTGGTGGGTGGGTTACTGGTGATGGTGATGTTCTCAGGTTACGAAAACTTCGTCTCCCAATTAAATTTGTCTGATCACCATGAAAAGCTGAATTGGATTGGTACCATGGATGCGACGTCGCTGAAAAATAAAGTGGCCGCCTCCATTGTCGCTATCTCATCCATCCACTTATTAAAGATTTTCATGAACCTCAAAAACGTCGAAAACGATAAGTTAATGTGGTACGTGATCCTTCATTTAACCTTCGTGCTGTCAGCGTTTGTGATGGGTTATTTGGATAAAATGACCAAAAAAGATAAGTATTAA
- a CDS encoding TetR/AcrR family transcriptional regulator, with the protein MAGRPREFDRDAALNKAKLVFWQRGYEGTSISDLVSALGIASARIYAAFGSKENLFREAIALYLSQEGAFAETALQEPNTRLAIAQLLTQAVETYTQQTHPQGCMVVLSLTNYASENENIMSWLASYRKTRTTAIIKRLNEGVTQGDLPKETDTQALGDYISTLFHGISIQARDGVSKAQLLAMVNVAMTGFDSFISTSTAH; encoded by the coding sequence ATGGCGGGAAGACCGAGAGAATTCGACCGAGACGCAGCATTGAATAAAGCTAAGCTTGTCTTTTGGCAGCGCGGTTATGAAGGCACGTCGATATCAGATTTAGTTTCTGCTCTGGGCATCGCTTCTGCTCGCATTTATGCGGCATTTGGCTCGAAAGAAAACCTATTTCGCGAAGCTATCGCCCTGTATTTGAGCCAAGAAGGGGCTTTTGCTGAAACTGCGTTACAAGAGCCCAATACGCGTCTAGCGATAGCGCAGTTACTAACCCAAGCTGTCGAAACTTACACCCAGCAAACGCATCCACAGGGATGCATGGTGGTTTTATCACTGACTAACTATGCCAGTGAAAATGAAAACATTATGTCTTGGCTGGCGAGTTACCGGAAAACCCGTACTACCGCCATCATAAAACGTTTAAATGAGGGAGTAACTCAAGGGGATTTACCCAAAGAAACGGACACGCAAGCACTTGGCGATTATATCTCAACACTCTTTCACGGCATTTCGATTCAAGCTCGCGACGGGGTGAGTAAAGCTCAGTTGCTCGCGATGGTTAACGTTGCGATGACAGGGTTTGATTCCTTTATCTCAACATCAACTGCCCACTGA
- a CDS encoding alpha/beta fold hydrolase has protein sequence MNSVLKKVLLVSLMTFSLQATTTLAAGNLTQSVVSATLPTIEANEANFKHHYVKVNGQRLHYVTAGEGEPVLLIPGWPQTWYTWRYVMTELAANGYTAIAVDPLGTGYSDKPDSGYDTGAAATTLHEMMKQLGHTHYSVIGHDIGMWVGYALASDYPDDVKKIALTEAVIPGLAPAPSIFVDPEENIFLWHFMFNQVRDLPETLTAGKEREYLNFIFDNWAYRRDRVAAQTYIDAYASPGGLRAGFAYYRAIPQTIEQNKQRAQKKLTMPVLAIGADQATRDAPQLTLQGRATQLQGAILGECGHFVTEECPEQLMSHILPFLKK, from the coding sequence ATGAATTCGGTATTGAAAAAGGTGTTGCTCGTTTCCCTGATGACGTTCTCTTTGCAGGCAACTACTACGTTAGCAGCAGGAAACCTAACTCAATCAGTTGTAAGTGCTACGCTTCCAACCATTGAAGCGAACGAAGCCAACTTTAAACATCATTATGTGAAAGTGAACGGGCAGCGCCTTCACTATGTGACCGCAGGGGAAGGGGAGCCTGTCCTATTGATCCCCGGCTGGCCACAGACCTGGTATACATGGCGTTATGTGATGACGGAGCTTGCTGCTAATGGTTATACCGCTATTGCAGTCGATCCACTAGGAACAGGGTATTCGGATAAGCCAGACAGTGGCTATGATACGGGGGCTGCCGCAACCACATTGCACGAAATGATGAAGCAACTTGGCCATACTCACTATTCGGTGATAGGGCATGATATTGGCATGTGGGTGGGGTATGCGCTGGCAAGTGATTATCCCGACGACGTGAAAAAGATAGCCTTAACAGAAGCGGTTATTCCAGGGTTAGCGCCAGCACCGAGTATTTTTGTGGATCCTGAAGAGAATATTTTCCTCTGGCATTTTATGTTTAACCAAGTGCGTGATTTACCGGAAACGCTGACGGCAGGTAAAGAGCGCGAGTATCTTAATTTTATTTTTGATAATTGGGCCTATCGCCGTGATCGCGTTGCCGCGCAGACGTATATTGATGCGTATGCTTCACCGGGTGGACTGCGAGCTGGGTTTGCCTATTATCGCGCTATTCCACAGACGATTGAGCAAAATAAACAGCGAGCGCAGAAAAAGCTCACCATGCCGGTATTGGCGATAGGGGCGGATCAGGCAACCCGAGATGCACCGCAATTGACATTACAGGGACGAGCAACCCAATTACAAGGAGCGATACTTGGGGAGTGTGGTCATTTCGTGACGGAAGAGTGCCCTGAGCAGTTAATGAGCCATATTTTACCGTTTTTGAAAAAATAA